Genomic segment of Arachis hypogaea cultivar Tifrunner chromosome 16, arahy.Tifrunner.gnm2.J5K5, whole genome shotgun sequence:
agaggaagaggaacgcAAAGTACACTATGGAAACTATTGAGCGTCCTTTTTATTGAATTTATCCCaatttatatgatttgaaaactaaaataatttgtATATGTATAGcacttctaatatatatataaactcggccatcagttttttaaaattttgactatgataattaataaatactaaattttaaaaaaatatagatataaattatatattttttatatacaaatatttataaatataaatacaaattattactatcatatattaatctaaaattatatatttaaattttataaaatatgagtataaattattgctgattaaataataactaaaaaaaaataaattttaataattttctaacattCATCGTACTAATTCGTCAAGAGCAAATTGATAGAGTGAAATTGATGGTCTCCAACAAAATTTCAAgtcaattatcaattatgtttattaAATAACGAAATTATACCATTTTTACGTAACTCACTTTAGTATTGAAATTAAAAGATGGAATTGGATACCACCTTTATTTTTCCCTTTGATCATTAGAGGGAAATgctacttattttttaaattttcagtcTTTAGTCAACttttttaagtaaataatattatttaattaatttaaatatttattttataaaaagttatttaatttttataaaaatttatttgttttttagtttgttttcttttaaaaattaaataataaataatggaAAAATGTAGGgaccagcaactttgttaaattctgaccaGCATGTAACGAGCAAAGAAAAATGAGGAGTTATTGGATGAAacctcacaccattaaaactatCATTAATAGCTATTTAatggctacaaattacaaaattacTGACCCTAGCATtcttcttaaataatttttaaaaaatacctaattgCACACAGCTCGTTAAAAAGGAAATTTAAAggctctaaaataataataaaaagatgcTATATAAAATAGAAAAGTTGGTGGACTCTGTTTTCAGTAATGTCCATGTCTTGCAAATCTTACACCAAAGCCTCCTTAAACCCTTCAACTAACTGATGGTTGGCATTTCCTCAGCATGCACCAAACTTATAGTCACGTGCAGTTGTGTTTATGTTCTCTTTTTCTGTGGTAAATATTCCAATGTTATTGTTGCAATTGCTTTGAATTAAAGTTGAAGGACTTTGCCAATACTTGATCATcaagatatatatacatataaagcaGATGGTTATTGccattattattattctcttaCCATATCCAACTCAAAAGCTTCCCATCCCACTCTAGATCTTCTCCTAAGCCATTTATCGTCAATATATACAACCATGTCCCAATCAAAGACAATGGCAATTCTGGTAATCTTAATCAGCAGTGCCATCTCCTTTGCATTCGCTTCTGATCCTGACACACTTCAAGACTTTTGTGTTGCTCTTCCCTCTTCTTCAGAAACAGGTGTGAAGGTGAATGGATTTGCGTGCAAAGAATTATCAAACGTGACAGAATCTGATTTCTTCTTCAACGGATTAGCCAATGCTGCAACAATCAACAACACAGTAGGGTCGGTGGTGACAGCAGCCAATGTGGAAAAGATTCCAGGGCTCAACACATTGGGTGTCTCTCTCTCAAGAATAGACTACAAACCCGGTGGCCTAAACCCGCCGCACACGCACCCACGCGCCACCGAGGTCGTGTTTGTGTTGGAAGGGGAATTGGAAGTTGGTTTTGTCACCACATCCAACAAGCTCATATCAAAAACCATAAAGGAAGGTGAAGTGTTTGTGTTCCCAAAAGGGTTGATACACTTTCAGAAGAACAACAATGCGGACAAGCCTGCTGCCGTTGTCTCTGCCTTCAACAGCCAACTCCCCGGCACGTTGTCCATCGCCGCCGCTTTGTTCAGCGCAACGCCGGCTGTTCCTGATGATGTTCTCGCTCTAGCATTCAAGATTGATGCCCAAGACGTTAGTAACATCAAGACCAATATTTCCTCCAAGAAGT
This window contains:
- the LOC112758959 gene encoding germin-like protein subfamily 2 member 4 is translated as MSQSKTMAILVILISSAISFAFASDPDTLQDFCVALPSSSETGVKVNGFACKELSNVTESDFFFNGLANAATINNTVGSVVTAANVEKIPGLNTLGVSLSRIDYKPGGLNPPHTHPRATEVVFVLEGELEVGFVTTSNKLISKTIKEGEVFVFPKGLIHFQKNNNADKPAAVVSAFNSQLPGTLSIAAALFSATPAVPDDVLALAFKIDAQDVSNIKTNISSKK